Proteins from one Streptomyces genisteinicus genomic window:
- a CDS encoding MmpS family transport accessory protein — protein MNRFARSACGVAAAAALALGATACAEAVDTVDRAVNDTYEVTYEVTGSNVDSISYHDGGGKALEPSITTVDKPDLPWKKTVTLRGIMPSGVIPTAADLTGAKVTCRITHEGKVLAEETGEGLVTAGGCIGESPVGAE, from the coding sequence ATGAACCGATTCGCCCGCTCCGCCTGCGGCGTCGCCGCAGCGGCGGCTCTCGCCCTCGGTGCCACCGCCTGCGCCGAGGCCGTGGACACGGTCGACAGGGCGGTCAACGACACCTACGAGGTCACCTACGAGGTCACGGGCAGCAACGTGGACTCGATCAGCTACCACGACGGCGGGGGCAAGGCGCTGGAACCGTCGATCACCACGGTCGACAAGCCCGACCTGCCCTGGAAGAAGACGGTCACCCTGCGCGGCATCATGCCGTCGGGCGTGATCCCCACCGCCGCCGACCTGACGGGCGCGAAGGTCACCTGCAGGATCACCCACGAGGGCAAGGTGCTCGCGGAGGAGACCGGCGAAGGGCTGGTGACCGCCGGCGGCTGCATCGGCGAGTCGCCGGTCGGCGCCGAGTAG
- a CDS encoding ATP-binding protein: MTVSVTGTSRPAEALRPHAEDAFAAELEALAAHDDRPRPANWRLSPWAVATYLLGGTLADGTLVTPKYVGPRRIVEVAVTTLATDRALLLLGVPGTAKTWLSEHLAAAVSGDSTLLVQGTAGTPEEAVRYGWNYARLIAQGPSRDALVPSPVMRAMAEGMTARVEELTRIPADVQDTLITILSEKTLPVPELGEEVQAVRGFNLIATANDRDRGVNDLSSALRRRFNTVVLPLPATPEAEVDIVARRVDQLGRSLDLPAAPEGLEEIRRVVTVFRELRDGVSADGRTRLKSPSGTLSTAEAISVVTGGLALAAHFGDGVLRPQDVAAGILGAVVRDPAADRVIWQEYLETVVRERDGWKDFYRACREVSG; encoded by the coding sequence ATGACCGTGTCCGTCACCGGGACGAGCCGGCCGGCCGAGGCACTGCGGCCGCACGCCGAGGACGCCTTCGCCGCCGAACTGGAGGCGCTCGCCGCGCACGACGACCGCCCGCGCCCGGCCAACTGGCGGCTCTCCCCCTGGGCGGTCGCCACCTACCTCCTCGGCGGCACGCTCGCCGACGGCACCCTCGTCACGCCGAAGTACGTCGGCCCGCGCCGGATCGTCGAAGTCGCCGTCACCACCCTGGCGACCGACCGGGCGCTGCTGCTCCTCGGTGTCCCCGGCACGGCCAAGACCTGGCTCTCGGAGCACCTGGCGGCCGCCGTCAGCGGCGACTCGACGCTGCTGGTGCAGGGGACGGCGGGCACCCCCGAGGAAGCCGTCCGCTACGGCTGGAACTACGCGCGGCTCATCGCCCAGGGCCCGAGCCGTGACGCCCTCGTCCCCAGCCCGGTCATGCGCGCCATGGCGGAGGGCATGACGGCGCGCGTCGAGGAACTGACCCGCATCCCGGCGGACGTCCAGGACACCCTCATCACGATCCTGTCCGAGAAGACGCTGCCGGTGCCGGAGCTGGGCGAAGAGGTCCAGGCCGTCCGCGGGTTCAACCTGATCGCCACGGCCAACGACCGCGACCGCGGCGTCAACGACCTGTCCAGCGCCCTGCGCAGGCGGTTCAACACCGTCGTCCTGCCGCTCCCCGCCACCCCCGAAGCCGAGGTCGACATCGTCGCCCGCCGGGTGGACCAGCTCGGGCGCTCGCTCGACCTGCCGGCCGCGCCCGAGGGGCTGGAGGAGATCCGCCGGGTGGTCACCGTCTTCCGTGAACTGCGGGACGGCGTCTCCGCCGACGGACGCACCAGGCTCAAGTCCCCCTCGGGCACGCTCTCCACGGCCGAGGCGATCTCCGTCGTCACCGGCGGCCTCGCGCTCGCCGCGCACTTCGGCGACGGCGTGCTGCGGCCCCAGGACGTGGCGGCCGGCATCCTCGGCGCGGTCGTCCGGGACCCCGCGGCCGACCGCGTGATCTGGCAGGAGTACCTGGAGACCGTGGTGCGCGAGCGGGACGGCTGGAAGGACTTCTACCGCGCCTGCCGCGAGGTGAGCGGATGA
- a CDS encoding DUF5682 family protein — MTGPLLLGVRHHGPGSARAVGAALDAAAPAAVLIEGPPEGDGLLHLAADERMRPPVALLAHVAGDPGRSAFWPFAAFSPEWVALRWALAHDVPVRFIDLPAAHSLALDPSGGTPAPAAGDDGALDGPPAGDGPAQDPPDGGPGVRIDPIRVLAEAAGHDDPERWWEDVVEHRGADATADALAPFAALAEAIGALRETYGHGGHERDLVREAHMRLALRAARKEFGDAVAVVCGAWHVPALAERHTVAADRALLKGLPKVRAETTWVPWTHRRLSRSSGYGAGIDAPGWYGHLFEAPDRPVERWMTRVAGLLRAEDRPVSPAHVIEAVRLAETLAVVRGRPLAGLGEATDAVRAVMCDGSDVPLGLVADRLVVGDVLGEVPDAAPAVPLQRDLDRQQRRLRLKPEAAERALELDLRKDGDTARSLLLHRLRLLGIRWGEPAAGRGGTGTFRETWRLRWEPELSVRVAEAGGWGTTVLAAATAKACADAASAGSLGEVTDLAERCLLAGLPEALPVVMAALADRAALDTDVGHLARALPALARSLRYGDVRSTDTAALGEVATGLAQRICVGLPPACTGLDADAATEMRGLIDGVHTAVGLLPDAAVITARWREVLLRLASRDTVPGVVRGRAARLLLDEGQLAEEEAARLMGLALSPAVPPARAAAWIEGFVGGESGGGLLLVHDERLLGLVDTWLTGVPADAFTGVLPLLRRTFSAYEPAVRRTLGELVRRGPAGSDAAAAPEPAAPGFGPGIDEARADAVLPVVRLLLGAGRAPGPGARSVPPPPGRPAATGHEHGAGPAGAGHCGAGPTGAEVTSTGAMR, encoded by the coding sequence ATGACCGGCCCGCTCCTCCTGGGGGTCCGTCACCACGGTCCGGGCTCGGCCCGCGCCGTCGGTGCGGCGCTCGACGCGGCGGCGCCCGCGGCGGTCCTGATCGAGGGACCCCCGGAGGGCGACGGGCTGCTCCACCTCGCCGCCGACGAACGGATGCGGCCCCCGGTCGCCCTCCTCGCCCACGTCGCCGGTGATCCGGGCCGCTCGGCGTTCTGGCCGTTCGCCGCCTTCAGCCCCGAGTGGGTGGCCCTCCGGTGGGCTCTGGCGCACGACGTGCCGGTCCGCTTCATCGACCTGCCGGCGGCGCACTCCCTCGCCCTGGACCCCTCCGGCGGCACCCCGGCGCCCGCGGCCGGGGACGACGGGGCTCTTGACGGGCCGCCGGCCGGGGACGGCCCGGCGCAGGACCCGCCCGACGGCGGTCCGGGCGTGCGGATCGACCCGATCCGGGTGCTCGCCGAGGCAGCCGGCCACGACGACCCCGAACGCTGGTGGGAGGACGTCGTCGAGCACCGCGGCGCCGACGCGACGGCCGACGCCCTCGCCCCCTTCGCCGCGCTCGCCGAGGCGATCGGGGCGCTGCGGGAGACGTACGGGCACGGCGGCCACGAGCGGGACCTGGTCCGCGAGGCCCATATGCGGCTCGCCCTGCGGGCCGCGCGCAAGGAGTTCGGCGACGCCGTCGCCGTCGTCTGCGGGGCCTGGCACGTGCCCGCCCTCGCCGAGCGGCACACGGTCGCCGCCGACCGGGCCCTCCTCAAGGGGCTGCCGAAGGTCAGGGCGGAGACGACCTGGGTCCCCTGGACCCACCGCAGGCTCTCCCGGAGTTCCGGGTACGGAGCGGGCATCGACGCGCCCGGCTGGTACGGCCACCTCTTCGAGGCCCCCGACAGGCCCGTCGAACGCTGGATGACCAGGGTCGCCGGACTGCTGCGCGCGGAGGACCGTCCGGTGTCCCCCGCGCACGTCATCGAGGCCGTGCGCCTGGCCGAGACCCTCGCGGTCGTCCGGGGCCGCCCGCTCGCCGGGCTCGGGGAGGCCACCGACGCCGTCCGCGCGGTGATGTGCGACGGCTCCGACGTCCCGCTCGGCCTGGTGGCGGACCGGCTCGTCGTCGGGGACGTGCTCGGCGAGGTGCCGGACGCCGCGCCCGCGGTGCCCCTGCAACGGGATCTCGACCGGCAGCAGCGCCGCCTGCGGCTGAAGCCGGAGGCGGCGGAGCGGGCCCTGGAACTCGACCTCCGCAAGGACGGCGACACCGCCCGGAGCCTGCTGCTCCACCGGCTGCGGCTCCTCGGCATCCGCTGGGGCGAGCCGGCCGCGGGCCGCGGCGGCACCGGCACCTTCCGCGAGACGTGGCGGCTGCGCTGGGAGCCCGAACTCTCCGTCCGGGTGGCCGAGGCCGGCGGCTGGGGCACCACGGTGCTCGCCGCGGCCACGGCGAAGGCCTGCGCCGACGCCGCCTCCGCCGGATCGCTCGGAGAGGTCACGGACCTGGCCGAGCGGTGTCTGCTGGCCGGACTGCCCGAGGCGCTGCCCGTCGTGATGGCGGCCCTGGCCGACCGTGCCGCGCTCGACACGGACGTCGGCCACCTCGCCCGTGCCCTCCCCGCGCTCGCCCGCTCGCTGCGCTACGGAGACGTCCGGTCCACCGACACCGCGGCGCTCGGCGAGGTGGCCACGGGCCTGGCGCAGCGGATCTGCGTCGGCCTGCCCCCGGCCTGCACCGGGCTCGACGCGGACGCGGCCACGGAGATGCGCGGCCTGATCGACGGCGTGCACACGGCGGTCGGCCTGCTTCCCGACGCGGCCGTGATCACCGCCCGCTGGCGCGAGGTGCTGCTCCGGCTCGCCTCCCGGGACACCGTGCCGGGCGTCGTACGGGGCCGGGCGGCACGGCTGCTGCTGGACGAGGGGCAGCTCGCGGAGGAGGAGGCGGCCCGGCTGATGGGCCTCGCCCTCTCGCCCGCCGTCCCGCCCGCCCGTGCCGCGGCCTGGATCGAGGGCTTCGTGGGCGGCGAGTCCGGCGGCGGGCTGCTGCTCGTCCACGACGAACGGCTGCTCGGGCTGGTGGACACCTGGCTGACCGGTGTGCCCGCGGACGCCTTCACCGGAGTCCTGCCCCTGCTGCGCCGCACGTTCTCGGCGTACGAGCCGGCCGTCCGCCGCACCCTCGGAGAGCTGGTCCGCCGCGGTCCGGCGGGCTCGGACGCCGCGGCGGCCCCCGAGCCCGCCGCCCCGGGCTTCGGACCCGGCATCGACGAGGCACGGGCCGATGCGGTGCTGCCCGTGGTGCGACTCCTGCTGGGCGCCGGCCGCGCGCCCGGACCCGGCGCACGGAGCGTGCCGCCACCACCGGGCCGCCCCGCCGCGACCGGGCACGAGCACGGCGCGGGACCGGCCGGCGCAGGGCACTGCGGCGCGGGGCCGACCGGCGCGGAAGTGACGAGCACGGGAGCGATGCGATGA
- a CDS encoding VWA domain-containing protein: protein MTTPPAVPPATAPPAGPAAGSGAPAPVAAARDAHDERLRRWRLVLGGDAADGTGVALGGTDAAMDGALASLYGSRHAGQGRGGARAGGLGASAPSVARWLGDIRTYFPGSVVQVMQRDAIDRLGLSALLLEPEMLEAVEADVHLVGTLLSLGKAMPETTKETARAVVRKVVDDLEKRLASRTRSALTGALDRSARVGRPRRRDIDWDRTIRANLRNYLPEHGTVVPERLVGYARASRSVKKDVVLCIDQSASMAASVVYASVFGAVLASMRSLDTRLVVFDTAVADLTDRLDDPVDVLFGTRLGGGTDINRALAYCQSRITRPADTVVVLISDLYEGGIRDEMLKRVAAMTAAGVRFVALLALSDEGTPAYDREHAGALAALGVPAFACTPDLFPEVMAAAIEKRPLPVPVTA, encoded by the coding sequence ATGACGACCCCACCGGCCGTTCCGCCGGCGACGGCGCCACCGGCGGGCCCGGCGGCCGGGAGCGGTGCGCCCGCCCCGGTGGCGGCAGCCCGGGACGCGCACGACGAGCGGCTGCGGCGATGGCGGCTGGTGCTCGGCGGCGACGCCGCCGACGGCACGGGCGTTGCGCTCGGCGGCACCGACGCTGCCATGGACGGCGCCCTCGCCTCCCTCTACGGCAGCCGGCACGCCGGTCAGGGCAGAGGCGGCGCCAGGGCGGGCGGCCTGGGTGCCTCCGCTCCCTCGGTGGCCCGCTGGCTGGGGGACATCCGCACCTACTTCCCCGGCTCCGTGGTCCAGGTGATGCAGCGCGACGCGATCGACCGGCTCGGTCTGTCCGCACTGCTCCTGGAGCCCGAGATGCTGGAGGCGGTCGAGGCGGACGTGCACCTGGTGGGCACCCTGCTCTCGCTCGGCAAGGCGATGCCGGAGACGACGAAGGAGACGGCACGGGCCGTCGTCCGCAAGGTCGTCGACGACCTGGAGAAGAGGCTCGCCTCCCGCACCCGGTCCGCGCTGACCGGCGCGCTGGACCGCTCCGCGCGGGTCGGCCGCCCCCGGCGGCGCGACATCGACTGGGACCGCACGATCCGGGCGAACCTGCGGAACTACCTCCCCGAGCACGGCACGGTCGTCCCCGAGCGGCTCGTCGGCTACGCACGCGCGTCGCGGTCGGTGAAGAAGGACGTGGTGCTCTGCATCGACCAGTCCGCCTCCATGGCGGCCTCCGTCGTGTACGCGTCCGTCTTCGGGGCGGTCCTCGCGTCGATGCGGTCCCTCGACACCCGACTGGTCGTCTTCGACACCGCCGTCGCCGACCTCACCGACCGGCTGGACGACCCGGTCGACGTGCTCTTCGGCACCCGGCTCGGCGGCGGGACGGACATCAACCGGGCCCTCGCCTACTGCCAGTCGCGGATCACCCGCCCCGCGGACACGGTCGTCGTGCTGATCAGCGACCTCTACGAGGGCGGCATACGCGACGAGATGCTGAAGCGGGTCGCCGCGATGACGGCGGCCGGTGTGCGGTTCGTCGCGCTGCTGGCCCTGTCGGACGAGGGGACGCCGGCCTACGACCGGGAGCACGCGGGGGCGCTGGCCGCTCTCGGCGTCCCGGCGTTCGCCTGCACTCCGGACCTCTTCCCCGAGGTGATGGCCGCGGCGATCGAGAAGCGGCCCCTGCCGGTACCGGTCACCGCCTGA
- the sucC gene encoding ADP-forming succinate--CoA ligase subunit beta has protein sequence MDLFEYQARDLFAKHGVPVLAGEVIDTPEAAREATERLGGKSVVKAQVKVGGRGKAGGVKLAATPDEAVARATDILGMDIKGHTVHKVMIAETAPEIVEEYYVSYLLDRTNRTFLAMASVAGGMDIEEVAEKTPEKLAKVPVDANTGVTIEKARDIVAQAQFPAEVAEKVAEVLVTLWDTFIAEDALLVEVNPLAKVASGDILALDGKVSLDENAEFRQPGHEEFVDHAAANPLEAAAKAKNLNYVKLEGEVGIIGNGAGLVMSTLDVVAYAGENHGGVKPANFLDIGGGASAQVMANGLEIILGDPDVKSVFVNVFGGITACDEVANGIVQALALLADKGEAVTKPLVVRLDGNNAELGRKILSDANHPLVQRVDTMDGAADKAAELAAAAK, from the coding sequence GTGGACCTGTTCGAGTACCAGGCGAGGGACCTCTTCGCCAAGCACGGTGTACCGGTGCTGGCCGGTGAAGTCATCGACACGCCTGAGGCGGCGCGCGAGGCGACTGAGCGACTGGGCGGCAAGTCGGTCGTCAAGGCGCAGGTCAAGGTCGGCGGCCGCGGCAAGGCGGGTGGCGTGAAGCTGGCCGCCACCCCGGACGAGGCCGTCGCCCGCGCGACGGACATCCTCGGGATGGACATCAAGGGCCACACGGTCCACAAGGTGATGATCGCGGAGACCGCTCCGGAGATCGTCGAGGAGTACTACGTCTCGTACCTCCTCGACCGCACCAACCGCACCTTCCTCGCCATGGCGTCCGTCGCCGGCGGCATGGACATCGAGGAGGTCGCCGAGAAGACCCCCGAGAAGCTCGCGAAGGTCCCGGTCGACGCCAACACCGGCGTCACCATCGAGAAGGCCCGCGACATCGTCGCGCAGGCGCAGTTCCCGGCCGAGGTCGCCGAGAAGGTCGCCGAGGTCCTGGTCACCCTCTGGGACACCTTCATCGCCGAGGACGCGCTCCTCGTCGAGGTGAACCCGCTCGCCAAGGTCGCGAGCGGCGACATCCTGGCGCTGGACGGCAAGGTCTCCCTCGACGAGAACGCCGAGTTCCGTCAGCCGGGTCACGAGGAGTTCGTGGACCACGCCGCAGCCAACCCGCTCGAGGCTGCCGCCAAGGCCAAGAACCTCAACTACGTGAAGCTCGAGGGCGAGGTCGGCATCATCGGCAACGGTGCCGGCCTGGTCATGTCGACCCTGGACGTCGTCGCGTACGCCGGTGAGAACCACGGCGGCGTGAAGCCGGCCAACTTCCTCGACATCGGCGGCGGCGCGTCCGCCCAGGTGATGGCGAACGGCCTGGAGATCATCCTCGGCGACCCGGACGTCAAGTCCGTCTTCGTCAACGTCTTCGGCGGCATCACCGCCTGCGACGAGGTCGCCAACGGCATCGTCCAGGCGCTCGCCCTGCTCGCCGACAAGGGCGAGGCGGTCACCAAGCCGCTGGTCGTCCGCCTCGACGGCAACAACGCGGAACTGGGTCGCAAGATCCTCTCCGACGCCAACCACCCGCTGGTGCAGCGCGTGGACACCATGGACGGCGCGGCCGACAAGGCCGCCGAGCTCGCCGCTGCGGCCAAGTAA
- the sucD gene encoding succinate--CoA ligase subunit alpha, which yields MAIFLNKDSKVIVQGMTGATGMKHTKLMLGDGTNIVGGVNPRKAGTSVDFDGTDVPVFGSVAEAMEKTGADVSVLFVPPAFAKAAVVEAIDAEIPLAVVITEGIAVHDSAAFWAYATSKGNKTRIIGPNCPGLITPGQSNAGIIPGDITKPGRIGLVSKSGTLTYQMMYELRDIGFSSAVGIGGDPVIGTTHIDALAAFEADPETDLIVMIGEIGGDAEERAADFIKANVTKPVVGYVAGFTAPEGKTMGHAGAIVSGSSGTAQAKKEALEAAGVKVGKTPTETAKLARAILAG from the coding sequence ATGGCTATCTTCCTGAACAAGGACAGCAAGGTCATCGTCCAGGGCATGACCGGTGCCACGGGCATGAAGCACACCAAGCTGATGCTCGGCGACGGCACCAACATCGTCGGCGGTGTCAACCCGCGCAAGGCCGGCACCTCCGTCGACTTCGACGGCACCGACGTACCGGTCTTCGGCTCCGTCGCCGAGGCGATGGAGAAGACGGGCGCCGACGTATCCGTCCTCTTCGTGCCGCCGGCCTTCGCCAAGGCCGCCGTCGTCGAGGCCATCGACGCCGAGATCCCGCTCGCGGTCGTCATCACCGAGGGCATCGCCGTCCACGACTCCGCCGCCTTCTGGGCGTACGCGACGTCGAAGGGCAACAAGACCCGCATCATCGGCCCGAACTGCCCCGGCCTCATCACGCCGGGCCAGTCCAACGCCGGCATCATCCCGGGCGACATCACCAAGCCCGGCCGCATCGGTCTGGTGTCCAAGTCCGGCACCCTGACCTACCAGATGATGTACGAGCTGCGTGACATCGGCTTCTCGTCCGCGGTCGGCATCGGTGGCGACCCGGTCATCGGCACCACGCACATCGACGCGCTCGCCGCGTTCGAGGCCGACCCCGAGACCGACCTGATCGTCATGATCGGCGAGATCGGCGGCGACGCCGAGGAGCGTGCGGCCGACTTCATCAAGGCCAACGTCACCAAGCCGGTCGTCGGCTACGTCGCGGGCTTCACCGCGCCCGAGGGCAAGACCATGGGCCACGCCGGTGCCATCGTCTCCGGCTCCTCCGGCACCGCCCAGGCGAAGAAGGAGGCCCTGGAGGCCGCCGGCGTGAAGGTCGGCAAGACGCCGACCGAGACCGCCAAGCTGGCGCGCGCCATCCTCGCGGGCTGA
- a CDS encoding helix-turn-helix domain-containing protein, which produces MTQSTASSAPGSPLPPPKERRRLREARSLTEAQLAAVVGVTKATLRSWETGRTSPRGRKREAYAKVLAAYEAELAGTPGTPGRADRPEQTASAEPTARPEPAAPAEPPEVPTAAGSDGASGVAAKAAPPLPAAPGGDATSPGPAAHPVTNTGAETDTGAETATATATATAAPREAHAPGADLTGGAPLTPEEAFDLLYTRAAAGLVRQTFVLTGRRRLAHRSVEHAFRLAWQRWPEVATDRDPTGWVRAAAYEYAMSPWHRLRPAHRHPDEPPADAARSELLTALHTLPPACLRTLLLYDGLGLDLPETAAETEASTPAAAARVLHAREAVAGRVPRLAAEAALQDELRALATGGPDPAPPPAREVRTGCERSAEVWTRVVVVATALIAAATVIALLTSPGHYEPPMPPTRQVEGVPAPHSGPERLTAEDRKLRDRLAAEPAAGPERLLPGLG; this is translated from the coding sequence ATGACTCAGAGCACCGCATCGTCCGCGCCGGGGTCGCCACTGCCGCCGCCCAAGGAACGCCGCAGGCTCCGCGAGGCCCGCTCGCTGACGGAGGCTCAACTCGCGGCCGTGGTGGGCGTCACCAAGGCGACGCTCCGGTCCTGGGAGACCGGTCGCACCAGCCCGCGGGGACGCAAGCGCGAGGCGTACGCGAAGGTGCTCGCCGCGTACGAGGCGGAACTCGCCGGGACACCCGGCACGCCGGGTCGCGCGGACCGTCCCGAACAGACGGCATCGGCCGAGCCGACGGCCCGGCCCGAACCGGCGGCCCCGGCCGAACCGCCGGAGGTGCCGACGGCCGCGGGTTCCGACGGCGCGTCAGGAGTTGCCGCGAAGGCCGCTCCCCCGCTCCCCGCCGCTCCCGGGGGCGATGCCACGTCTCCCGGCCCGGCCGCGCACCCGGTCACGAACACGGGCGCGGAGACCGACACGGGCGCTGAGACCGCCACCGCGACCGCGACCGCCACCGCGGCTCCGCGCGAGGCGCACGCGCCCGGCGCGGACCTGACCGGTGGTGCGCCCCTCACCCCCGAGGAGGCGTTCGACCTGCTCTACACCCGTGCCGCGGCCGGTCTCGTGCGCCAGACCTTCGTCCTCACCGGCCGCCGCCGCCTCGCGCACCGGTCGGTCGAGCACGCCTTCCGGCTGGCCTGGCAGCGATGGCCCGAGGTCGCGACGGACCGCGACCCCACGGGCTGGGTGCGGGCCGCCGCGTACGAGTACGCGATGTCGCCCTGGCACCGTCTGCGCCCCGCCCACCGCCACCCCGACGAGCCGCCCGCCGACGCGGCCCGGAGCGAACTCCTCACCGCCCTGCACACGCTGCCGCCGGCCTGCCTGCGCACCCTGCTGCTCTACGACGGCCTCGGGCTCGACCTGCCCGAGACGGCCGCCGAGACCGAGGCCAGCACACCCGCCGCCGCCGCACGCGTCCTGCACGCGCGCGAGGCGGTGGCCGGACGCGTCCCCCGCCTGGCGGCGGAGGCGGCGCTCCAGGACGAGCTGCGGGCGCTCGCCACCGGGGGTCCCGACCCCGCCCCGCCGCCGGCCCGCGAGGTGCGCACCGGCTGCGAGCGGAGTGCCGAGGTGTGGACCAGGGTGGTCGTCGTCGCGACGGCGCTCATCGCGGCCGCCACGGTGATCGCACTGCTCACCTCGCCCGGCCACTACGAGCCGCCGATGCCGCCGACCCGGCAGGTCGAGGGGGTCCCGGCGCCCCACAGCGGGCCCGAGCGCCTCACCGCCGAGGACCGCAAGCTGCGGGACCGGCTCGCCGCCGAGCCCGCGGCGGGCCCGGAGCGCCTGCTGCCGGGCCTCGGCTGA
- a CDS encoding cell division protein PerM, with translation MTQTTDQSLAVPPHRTTVHASATGAVVGAFVRGATAAGLGLGAITVLVMVLWISSPYPDSGSGGALRVAAATWLLAHGTELLRTDTVSAVPAPMGLVPLLLTALPVWLAHRAAREALERPDEEAETRPVPSVPSVLAATTSGYMLVAAPVVLYAAGGPFAALPESAMMHLPLVAFGSAAFGAWNAHGRPFGPLPASVPRRLRVALARTGARVALRSGFGAVCVLLGGGAVLAVASLVWHGPAAQESLSGLADDWSGRLAVVLLALALLPNAAVWAASYGLGAGFALGTGATATPFALTGRPALPDFPLLAAVPGRGPGEAVHWAGAAIPVAAALLIAWRTADAAAPRYGEREDAWSAGGTALTALLGAAGCAVLTAAAAAAAGGPLGAGRLAEFGPAWWLTGAAALLWTALLAVPLALGIRAWRVRVPRSAREESGGGGDGLPGTDTAVPAGAGAADAAGAAGAGGGEADVFDLEDDFELYDVLPAEAWSARRTPFPSAPSPVRAEEPAAPPPAKDSGDGPAEEPPPAAAPDGEAPRPPTAGPDDEPAPPGARS, from the coding sequence GTGACCCAGACGACCGATCAGAGCCTCGCGGTCCCCCCGCACCGGACCACCGTCCACGCCAGTGCGACCGGGGCGGTCGTCGGCGCCTTCGTGCGCGGTGCGACGGCCGCCGGGCTCGGGCTCGGGGCGATCACGGTGCTCGTGATGGTGCTGTGGATCAGCTCCCCCTATCCGGACAGCGGTTCCGGCGGCGCGCTGCGCGTGGCCGCCGCGACGTGGCTGCTCGCGCACGGCACCGAGCTCCTCCGCACGGACACGGTGTCCGCCGTCCCCGCCCCGATGGGCCTGGTGCCGCTGCTCCTCACCGCCCTGCCCGTCTGGCTCGCGCACCGGGCGGCGCGCGAGGCGCTGGAGCGGCCCGACGAGGAGGCCGAGACCCGGCCGGTGCCGTCCGTCCCGTCCGTCCTCGCGGCGACGACCAGCGGCTACATGCTGGTCGCGGCACCCGTGGTGCTCTACGCCGCGGGCGGACCGTTTGCCGCGCTCCCGGAGAGCGCGATGATGCACCTGCCGCTCGTGGCGTTCGGCTCGGCGGCGTTCGGCGCGTGGAACGCGCACGGGCGGCCGTTCGGGCCGCTGCCCGCCTCGGTGCCGCGGCGGCTGCGGGTGGCTCTCGCGCGCACCGGGGCCCGGGTGGCGCTCCGTTCGGGCTTCGGCGCGGTGTGCGTCCTGCTCGGGGGAGGCGCCGTCCTGGCCGTCGCCTCTCTGGTGTGGCACGGACCGGCCGCGCAGGAATCGCTGTCCGGTCTCGCGGACGACTGGTCGGGGCGGCTGGCCGTGGTGCTCCTGGCCCTCGCGCTGCTGCCGAACGCGGCGGTGTGGGCCGCCTCCTACGGACTGGGGGCCGGGTTCGCGCTGGGCACCGGGGCGACGGCCACCCCGTTCGCCCTGACCGGGAGGCCGGCGCTGCCGGACTTCCCGCTGCTCGCCGCGGTCCCCGGCCGCGGTCCGGGCGAGGCGGTGCACTGGGCGGGGGCGGCGATCCCCGTGGCGGCGGCCCTGCTGATCGCCTGGCGCACGGCGGACGCGGCGGCGCCCCGGTACGGCGAACGGGAGGACGCCTGGTCGGCCGGCGGCACGGCGCTCACCGCACTCCTCGGAGCGGCGGGCTGCGCGGTGCTCACCGCCGCGGCGGCCGCGGCGGCGGGCGGCCCCCTGGGGGCCGGGCGGCTGGCCGAGTTCGGCCCGGCGTGGTGGCTGACCGGGGCCGCCGCCCTCCTGTGGACGGCACTGCTCGCCGTTCCCCTGGCCCTGGGGATCAGGGCCTGGCGAGTGCGGGTGCCGCGGAGCGCACGCGAGGAGAGCGGGGGCGGAGGTGACGGCCTCCCCGGCACGGACACCGCCGTGCCGGCCGGGGCGGGCGCCGCGGACGCCGCGGGCGCCGCCGGGGCGGGCGGCGGGGAGGCGGACGTGTTCGACCTGGAGGACGACTTCGAGCTGTACGACGTCCTTCCCGCGGAGGCCTGGTCCGCCCGCAGGACGCCGTTCCCGTCCGCGCCGTCGCCCGTGCGTGCCGAGGAGCCCGCCGCACCCCCGCCCGCGAAGGACTCCGGCGACGGGCCCGCCGAGGAGCCACCGCCGGCAGCAGCCCCCGACGGCGAGGCCCCGCGCCCGCCGACCGCGGGCCCGGACGACGAGCCCGCGCCGCCGGGGGCGCGGTCCTGA